The following coding sequences are from one Macaca nemestrina isolate mMacNem1 chromosome 1, mMacNem.hap1, whole genome shotgun sequence window:
- the LOC105484867 gene encoding ubiquitin thioesterase OTU1 has translation MFGPAKGRHFGVHPAPGCPGGIAQPAAGTKAGPAGVWPVGSRTDTMWRLRCKAKDGTHVLQGLSSRTRVRELQSQIAAITGIAPGGQRILVGYPPECLDLSNGDTILEDLPIQSGDMLIVEEDQTRPKSSPAFTKRGASSYVRETLPVLTRTVVPADNSCLFTSVYYVVEGGVLNPACAPEMRRLIAQIVASDPDFYSEAILGKTNQEYCDWIKRDDTWGGAIEISILSKFYQCEICVVDTQTVRIDRFGEDAGYTKRVLLIYDGIHYDPLQRNFPDPDTPPLTIFSSNDDIVLVQALELADEARRRRQFTDVNRFTLRCMVCQKGLTGQAEAREHAKETGHTNFGEV, from the exons ATGTTTGGCCCCGCTAAAGGTCGCCATTTTGGAGTCCACCCGGCGCCTGGTTGCCCCGGCGGCATCGCTCAACCGGCTGCCGGGACCAAAGCTGGTCCCGCGGGTGTCTGGCCTGTGGGCAGCCGGACCGACACGATGTGGCGGCTCCGCTGCAAGGCCAAGGACGGCACCCATGTTTTGCAGGGGCTGTCCAGCCGGACCCGGGTGCGGGAACTCCAGAGCCAAATTGCCGCCATCACCGGGATCGCCCCCGGCGGCCAGCGAATCCTTGTCGGATACCCTCCCGAGTGCCTGGATCTCAGCAATGGGGATACCATTCTGGAAGACTTGCCCATCCAATCTG gtGACATGCTGATCGTTGAAGAAGACCAAACCAGGCCCAAAAGTTCACCTGCATTTACTAAACGTGGTGCTTCTAGTTACGTCAGGGAAACTTTGCCTGTGCTTACCAGAACCGTGGTCCCAGCAGACAATTCTTGCCTCTTTACCAGTGTGTACTATGTCGTCGAAGGAGGAGTCTTGAATCCAGCTTGTGCCCCTGAGATGAGACGCCTCATAGCACAAATTGTAGCAAGCGATCCGGACTTCTATAGTGAGGCAATACTGGGAAAAACAAATCAAGAGTACTGTGACTGGATCAAAAGGGATGACACTTGGGGAGGAGCAATAGAGATATCGATTTTGTCCAAGTTTTACCAATGTGAAATATGTGTAGTGGATACACAGACAGTAAGAATTGATCGTTTTGGGGAAGATGCAGGATATACTAAAAGGGTTCTGCTTATTTATGATGGCATCCACTATGATCCACTTCAACGTAACTTCCCTGATCCAGATACACCTCCTCTGACCATTTTCTCCTCTAATGATGATATTGTTCTTGTACAAGCACTGGAATTAGCAGATGAAGCTAGAAGAAGGAGACAGTTTACTGATGTCAACCGCTTCACCCTGAGATGCATGGTATGTCAGAAAGGATTAACTGGACAAGCAGAAGCAAGGGAACATGCCAAGGAGACAGGCCATACCAACTTTGGAGAAGTGTGA